The Lujinxingia sediminis genome contains a region encoding:
- a CDS encoding RCC1 domain-containing protein, translating to MDLRSSLPRRARDLAALLTSLALLTACSDIDSDPTRAAGGLAEACYPNDTCDEPYICSEQGVCVQPLEDIDAGDTDISDTDDAGDAEVPDADDTDTDDTDISDTDDTDISDTDDTDISDTDDTDISDTDDADATCIPLTCADLGAQCGPVDNGCGEPLQCGSCAAYQTNAGLTGCIEGTCEYACRPGSLASAEGCRDHLRVAAGSTHSCALDAQGQAYCWGANAQGQLGDGTTERSLVPVAVQGLEGIVLSAIYAGESHTCGLSDAGQVYCWGANAYGQLGDGTAVDRLVPTALTGLSEPVLSLAIGARGDHTCAITAGGAPRCWGRNDKGQLGDGTTAHRATPTTLLNAPSEGVVAIAAGTAHTCLGHSDTWMTKTFCVGDNAIGQLGDGTQTTRHSLTETSRNVRSFDLGAGGHHTCSLNAYDGRVICWGRNDTRQLGNVSGDVYFNPPTERTIPAGAVRVRAGEAHTCAQMDNGGLTCWGKNTSGQTTDARPSTDTPRDVAGHTFGTLYFDTGANHTCSIQSDQIVRCWGSNGSGQLGNGSTTATATPVEVTLP from the coding sequence ATGGACCTGCGCTCTTCTCTACCTCGTCGGGCTCGCGACCTCGCAGCGCTGCTCACCAGTCTGGCCCTGCTGACGGCCTGCTCCGACATCGACAGCGATCCCACCCGTGCGGCCGGCGGACTTGCCGAGGCCTGCTACCCCAACGACACCTGCGACGAGCCCTACATCTGCAGCGAGCAAGGCGTCTGCGTGCAGCCGCTGGAGGATATCGACGCCGGCGATACGGACATCTCCGATACCGACGACGCCGGCGATGCAGAGGTCCCCGACGCCGATGATACCGATACCGACGACACGGACATCTCCGACACCGACGACACGGACATCTCCGACACCGACGACACCGACATCTCCGATACCGACGATACGGACATCTCCGATACCGACGATGCCGATGCGACCTGCATCCCGCTGACCTGTGCCGATCTGGGGGCCCAATGCGGTCCGGTCGACAACGGCTGCGGAGAGCCTCTCCAGTGTGGAAGCTGCGCCGCCTATCAGACCAACGCCGGGCTCACCGGATGCATCGAGGGCACCTGTGAATACGCCTGCCGCCCGGGCAGCCTGGCGAGCGCCGAGGGGTGTCGTGATCACCTGCGCGTGGCCGCCGGAAGCACCCACAGCTGTGCGCTGGATGCTCAGGGGCAAGCCTACTGTTGGGGGGCGAACGCTCAGGGTCAGCTGGGCGACGGCACCACCGAGCGCAGCCTGGTGCCGGTGGCGGTCCAGGGGCTGGAGGGCATCGTCCTGAGCGCGATCTACGCCGGGGAGAGCCATACCTGCGGGCTCAGCGACGCCGGTCAGGTGTACTGCTGGGGAGCTAACGCGTACGGCCAGCTCGGCGACGGTACGGCCGTGGACCGCCTGGTTCCCACCGCGCTCACCGGTCTGAGCGAGCCGGTGCTCTCTCTGGCGATCGGGGCGCGGGGAGACCATACCTGCGCGATCACCGCCGGGGGCGCCCCCCGCTGCTGGGGCCGCAACGATAAGGGCCAGCTGGGCGACGGCACCACCGCCCACCGGGCCACGCCCACCACCCTGCTCAACGCTCCGAGCGAAGGCGTGGTCGCTATCGCCGCCGGCACCGCCCACACCTGCCTGGGGCACAGCGACACCTGGATGACGAAGACCTTCTGTGTGGGCGACAACGCCATCGGCCAGCTGGGCGATGGGACCCAGACCACGCGCCACTCCCTGACGGAGACCTCGCGCAACGTGCGCTCCTTTGATCTGGGGGCCGGGGGCCACCACACCTGCTCGCTCAACGCCTACGACGGCCGTGTCATCTGCTGGGGCCGCAACGATACACGTCAGCTCGGCAACGTCTCGGGCGACGTGTATTTCAATCCGCCCACCGAGCGGACCATCCCGGCCGGCGCGGTGCGGGTACGGGCCGGAGAGGCCCACACCTGCGCGCAGATGGATAACGGCGGCCTGACATGCTGGGGCAAAAACACCTCCGGACAGACCACCGACGCCCGGCCCAGCACCGATACGCCCCGGGACGTCGCGGGCCATACCTTTGGGACCCTCTACTTTGACACGGGCGCCAACCACACCTGCTCGATCCAGTCGGATCAGATCGTGCGCTGCTGGGGAAGCAACGGCTCGGGACAGCTCGGCAACGGCAGCACCACCGCGACGGCCACCCCGGTGGAGGTGACGCTCCCCTGA
- a CDS encoding RCC1 domain-containing protein: MHLPPSLSRRARHLIVLLASLALLTACSDTAGHATIDAGAGDISDADDTGTPDDTGAPDDTGAPDATGDTDIPDADDAGTGDTGLSDAAETCIPLSCADLAAQCGPVDDGCGQTLQCGSCAAYGSDAELTACIEGTCNYVCLASSQPAADGCRDARRLALGSGHTCALNAEGRAYCWGSNPDGRLGDGTTERRLVPVAVQGLEGIVLNALYAGSSHTCGLSDAGQVYCWGGNAEGQLGDGTTVDRLVPTPVTGLSEPVLSLAIGARGDHTCAITAGGTPHCWGRNAEGQLGDGTTTHRATPTPMLNVPNGDVVNIAAGTAHTCVVIDDTATTKTLCVGNNSVGQLGDGTQTTRHTLTELSRNVESAGLAAGGLHTCSMDGSGQVICWGHNGSGQLGNRSGSATIDPPTEVTLLAGVEEVRAGENHTCARMDTGGLRCWGSNSEGQTADTEPRTFRPRDVPGHSSGTLVFDTGGYHTCSITSDQILRCWGANAGGQLGIGTTTATATPMSVTLP, encoded by the coding sequence ATGCACTTGCCCCCCTCCCTATCCCGCAGGGCTCGCCACCTCATCGTGCTGCTCGCCAGCCTGGCCCTGCTGACGGCCTGCTCCGACACTGCGGGCCATGCCACGATCGACGCCGGCGCCGGGGACATCTCCGACGCTGACGATACGGGCACTCCAGACGACACGGGCGCTCCAGACGACACGGGCGCTCCGGACGCTACGGGCGACACTGACATCCCCGATGCCGACGATGCGGGAACCGGGGACACAGGCCTCTCCGATGCCGCTGAAACGTGCATCCCGCTGAGCTGTGCCGATCTGGCGGCGCAATGCGGTCCGGTCGATGACGGCTGCGGCCAGACGCTCCAGTGTGGAAGCTGCGCCGCCTATGGGAGCGACGCCGAGCTCACGGCGTGCATCGAAGGCACCTGCAACTACGTGTGCCTGGCGAGCAGCCAGCCCGCCGCCGACGGGTGCCGCGATGCTCGACGCCTGGCCCTGGGTTCGGGCCATACCTGCGCGCTGAACGCCGAGGGACGAGCGTATTGCTGGGGAAGCAACCCCGACGGTCGGCTGGGCGACGGCACGACCGAGCGCCGCCTGGTACCGGTGGCGGTCCAGGGACTGGAGGGCATCGTCCTGAACGCGCTCTACGCCGGGAGCAGTCATACCTGCGGGCTCAGCGACGCCGGTCAGGTGTACTGCTGGGGAGGCAACGCTGAGGGCCAGCTCGGCGACGGAACGACTGTGGACCGCCTGGTCCCCACCCCGGTCACCGGTCTGAGCGAGCCGGTGCTCTCCCTGGCGATCGGGGCGCGGGGTGACCATACCTGCGCGATCACCGCCGGGGGGACTCCTCATTGCTGGGGCCGCAACGCTGAGGGCCAGCTGGGCGATGGCACCACCACCCACCGGGCCACCCCCACCCCGATGCTCAACGTCCCGAACGGGGACGTGGTGAACATCGCCGCCGGCACCGCCCACACCTGTGTGGTGATCGACGACACGGCAACGACGAAGACCCTGTGCGTGGGTAACAACTCCGTCGGCCAGCTCGGCGATGGCACTCAGACCACGCGCCACACCCTGACGGAGCTCTCGCGCAACGTGGAGTCCGCTGGCCTGGCAGCCGGGGGACTGCATACCTGCTCGATGGACGGCAGCGGCCAGGTCATCTGCTGGGGCCACAACGGCTCCGGACAGCTGGGTAACCGCTCGGGCTCCGCGACCATCGACCCGCCCACCGAAGTCACCCTTCTGGCTGGCGTGGAGGAGGTGCGGGCCGGAGAGAACCACACCTGCGCCCGCATGGACACCGGGGGGCTGAGATGCTGGGGCAGTAACTCGGAAGGACAGACCGCCGACACCGAACCCCGAACCTTCAGGCCCCGGGACGTTCCCGGCCATAGCTCCGGGACCCTCGTCTTTGACACCGGGGGCTACCACACCTGCTCGATCACCTCGGATCAGATCCTCCGTTGCTGGGGAGCCAACGCCGGTGGGCAGCTCGGCATCGGCACCACCACCGCGACGGCCACCCCGATGAGCGTGACGCTCCCCTGA
- a CDS encoding nitrilase-related carbon-nitrogen hydrolase: protein MSDHPEIDSLEGILRKLPVEDQAEAFRILYGNVPAPIELTEAAASLAEQHDFDVAAYAFACAPEQRRAPRRVRVGAIQTRIIEPTDAPIEAQYLAIRDRVATIIEAAAAMGTNVLCTQEAWTMPFAFCTREKQPWVEFAEPVDGPTTRFLAELARRHNMVILSSILERDERHGDTLHNTTVVIGNRGNIIGSHRKNHIPRVGDFNESTYYMEGNTGHPVFATEFGKIGINICYGRHHPLNWLMFGLNGAEIVFNPSATVGALSEPLWPIEARCAAIANSYFSVAINRVGTEHFPNAFTSGDGRAAHHDFGHFYGSSYVAAPDGSRTPGLSRTRDGLIVSEIDLNQCRQVRDSWGFQMTQRLSEYGELLSRAAAPDFEPQIIADPGVDISSGRGSALPSAGRALHHVSPRALGSAPTQQITYVGDEEGSRKE, encoded by the coding sequence ATGAGTGACCATCCCGAAATCGACAGTCTGGAAGGCATCCTTCGTAAACTCCCGGTCGAGGATCAGGCCGAGGCCTTCCGCATCCTTTACGGCAACGTGCCTGCGCCTATCGAGCTTACCGAGGCCGCGGCCTCTCTGGCCGAGCAGCACGACTTTGATGTTGCCGCCTACGCCTTTGCGTGCGCGCCCGAGCAGCGCCGGGCACCGCGTCGCGTGCGCGTCGGGGCCATTCAGACGCGCATCATCGAGCCGACCGACGCGCCGATCGAAGCGCAGTATCTGGCCATCCGTGACCGGGTCGCGACGATCATTGAAGCGGCCGCCGCCATGGGCACCAACGTGCTCTGCACCCAGGAGGCCTGGACGATGCCCTTTGCCTTCTGCACCCGCGAGAAGCAGCCCTGGGTGGAGTTTGCCGAGCCGGTCGACGGCCCGACCACCCGCTTTCTCGCCGAGCTGGCGCGGCGCCACAACATGGTCATCCTCTCCTCGATTCTCGAGCGCGATGAGCGTCACGGCGACACCCTGCACAACACCACGGTGGTCATCGGCAACCGCGGCAACATCATTGGCAGCCACCGGAAAAACCACATCCCGCGCGTCGGCGACTTCAACGAGTCGACCTACTACATGGAGGGCAACACCGGGCACCCGGTGTTTGCCACCGAGTTTGGTAAGATCGGCATCAACATCTGCTACGGGCGCCACCATCCGCTGAACTGGTTGATGTTCGGGCTCAACGGGGCGGAGATTGTATTTAACCCCTCGGCCACCGTCGGCGCCCTCTCCGAGCCGCTCTGGCCCATTGAGGCCCGGTGCGCAGCCATCGCCAACAGCTACTTCAGCGTCGCGATCAACCGCGTGGGCACCGAGCACTTCCCCAACGCCTTTACCTCGGGCGACGGGCGAGCGGCACACCACGACTTCGGGCACTTCTATGGGTCGAGTTATGTGGCCGCTCCCGATGGCAGCCGCACGCCCGGGCTCTCGCGCACCCGCGACGGTCTGATCGTCAGCGAGATCGACTTGAACCAATGCCGTCAGGTCCGAGACTCCTGGGGGTTCCAGATGACGCAGCGCCTCAGTGAGTATGGCGAGCTCCTCAGCCGTGCGGCCGCTCCGGACTTTGAGCCTCAGATCATCGCCGATCCCGGCGTCGATATCTCCAGCGGCCGCGGCTCCGCCCTGCCCTCGGCCGGCCGCGCCCTGCACCACGTCTCGCCACGCGCGCTGGGCTCGGCGCCGACGCAGCAGATCACCTACGTGGGCGACGAAGAAGGCTCGCGTAAGGAATGA
- the dauA gene encoding C4-dicarboxylic acid transporter DauA, whose translation MGRTRYTAGQMTSRLTELPGAALRAVWREGYRGEDFRADVMAGLVVGVVALPLAMALAIGVGVPPQYGLYTSIVAGFFIALLGGSRTQVSGPTAAFIVILAPIYASYGLAGLLVSGLMGGVILIAMGLLRLGGLTRFIPHPVTTGFTAGIATVIAAMQIKDLLGLELDGAPAHFFERLVAMWEARATASLDELGIGALTLAILVLTPRLTRRFPAPLIALPAAACVALGGSMVWEGFEVATIASSFETRVGQELYAGIPPLPPLPMWPWEAGGPGGASFELSFGMVRALLGGALAIAMLGAIESLLSAVVADGMARTRHDPDAELIAQGVGNVVAPFFGGIPATGAIARTATNIKSGACSPVAAIVHALTILGAVVVAAPLLGYLPMASLAALLVLVAWNMSEARHFAHIVRVAPRSDVAVLLTCFGLTVAVDMVVGVGVGVVLAAFIFMRRMSEVTEGRLREEEPAAGQPALAPGVMVYAISGPLFFGAAQKAMAALEIVSGEMRAVILELDQVPAMDATGLVALESAVETLREHQCQVALVGCQKQTRELLERAAIAERDGVVIAETSAEALAFFNASDSWSAA comes from the coding sequence ATGGGACGCACGCGTTATACAGCAGGCCAGATGACGAGCAGGTTGACCGAGCTTCCCGGGGCAGCGCTGCGTGCGGTCTGGCGAGAGGGGTATCGGGGGGAGGACTTTCGTGCCGATGTGATGGCGGGGCTCGTAGTCGGGGTGGTGGCGCTTCCGCTGGCGATGGCGCTGGCCATCGGGGTCGGGGTGCCTCCGCAGTACGGGCTTTACACGTCGATTGTCGCCGGGTTTTTCATCGCGCTGCTTGGGGGATCCCGCACGCAGGTGAGTGGTCCGACGGCGGCCTTTATTGTGATTCTGGCACCGATCTATGCCTCGTACGGGCTGGCCGGGTTGCTGGTGTCGGGCTTGATGGGCGGGGTGATCCTCATTGCGATGGGACTCTTGCGGCTGGGGGGGCTGACGCGTTTTATCCCACATCCAGTCACAACGGGTTTCACCGCGGGGATTGCCACTGTGATCGCCGCGATGCAGATCAAAGACTTGCTGGGGCTTGAGCTCGATGGTGCTCCGGCACATTTCTTCGAGCGGCTGGTCGCGATGTGGGAGGCGCGCGCGACGGCTTCGCTGGATGAGCTGGGGATCGGCGCGCTGACTCTGGCCATCCTTGTGCTGACGCCGCGGCTTACGCGTCGTTTTCCGGCACCGCTGATCGCGCTTCCAGCCGCGGCGTGTGTTGCGCTGGGGGGCTCGATGGTCTGGGAGGGGTTTGAGGTGGCGACGATCGCCAGCAGCTTCGAGACGAGGGTTGGCCAGGAGCTCTACGCGGGGATTCCGCCTTTGCCGCCTTTGCCGATGTGGCCCTGGGAGGCCGGTGGGCCGGGAGGGGCGAGTTTTGAGCTGAGTTTTGGCATGGTGCGTGCCCTGCTGGGCGGGGCGCTGGCCATTGCGATGCTCGGGGCGATTGAGTCGCTGCTCTCGGCGGTAGTGGCCGATGGCATGGCGCGCACGCGTCATGATCCCGACGCCGAACTCATCGCCCAGGGGGTGGGCAATGTGGTGGCGCCTTTCTTTGGCGGAATTCCGGCGACCGGGGCGATTGCCCGCACGGCGACCAACATCAAGTCCGGTGCGTGCTCACCAGTGGCGGCGATCGTCCACGCGCTGACCATCCTGGGGGCCGTGGTCGTGGCCGCGCCGCTCCTGGGGTATCTGCCGATGGCTTCGCTTGCCGCGCTGCTGGTGCTGGTGGCCTGGAATATGTCGGAGGCCCGGCATTTTGCCCACATCGTGCGCGTGGCACCGCGCAGTGACGTGGCCGTGCTCTTGACCTGTTTCGGGCTGACTGTGGCCGTTGATATGGTGGTGGGCGTAGGCGTGGGGGTGGTACTGGCGGCGTTCATCTTTATGCGCCGGATGTCGGAGGTGACCGAGGGGCGGCTCAGAGAGGAGGAGCCTGCGGCCGGCCAGCCGGCTCTTGCGCCCGGGGTGATGGTGTATGCGATCAGCGGGCCGCTTTTCTTCGGGGCGGCACAGAAGGCGATGGCCGCGCTGGAGATCGTCAGCGGCGAGATGCGGGCGGTGATTCTGGAGTTGGATCAGGTTCCGGCGATGGATGCCACCGGGCTTGTCGCGCTGGAGAGCGCGGTGGAGACACTCCGCGAACATCAGTGTCAGGTGGCGCTTGTGGGATGCCAGAAGCAGACCCGTGAGCTGCTGGAGCGCGCGGCCATCGCCGAGCGCGATGGCGTGGTCATCGCCGAGACGAGCGCGGAGGCGCTGGCGTTTTTCAACGCGTCTGACTCGTGGTCGGCCGCCTGA
- a CDS encoding PTS sugar transporter subunit IIA, with translation MEDRLMTARQLASYLNVSERTVLNLVQEGALPGVKVGNQWRFRKAMIDTWLDDQMLGLTPRVVEPTPHPAPRKMLALRSCFEPSHVLADLVATTKTGVISELAAFAAGLGLVRDDTWFVGALIKRENVMPSAIGQGLAFPHTLRRHPEQITRPFMVVGRSRAGVDFDALDGQPTHLFFVLGLRYEELHLPWLARQVQMLANAELVDTLLHAPDAPTIYQALLSAEAPIAGL, from the coding sequence ATGGAAGACCGCCTCATGACCGCCCGCCAGCTCGCCAGCTACCTCAACGTCAGCGAGCGCACCGTTCTTAATCTCGTCCAGGAGGGCGCGCTGCCCGGCGTCAAAGTCGGCAACCAGTGGCGTTTTCGAAAGGCCATGATCGACACCTGGCTCGACGACCAGATGCTCGGGCTGACCCCGCGCGTGGTCGAACCCACCCCTCACCCGGCCCCCCGAAAAATGCTGGCGCTTCGGAGCTGTTTTGAGCCTTCCCACGTACTGGCCGACCTGGTCGCCACCACCAAAACCGGCGTGATCAGCGAGCTCGCCGCCTTTGCCGCCGGGCTGGGCCTGGTGCGCGATGACACCTGGTTTGTCGGCGCACTGATCAAGCGCGAAAACGTCATGCCCAGCGCCATCGGCCAGGGGCTGGCCTTCCCGCACACCCTGCGACGCCACCCCGAGCAAATCACGCGCCCCTTCATGGTGGTGGGACGCTCCCGGGCCGGAGTCGACTTCGATGCCCTCGATGGCCAGCCCACCCACCTCTTCTTCGTGCTGGGCCTTCGCTACGAAGAGCTTCACCTTCCCTGGCTCGCCCGCCAGGTGCAGATGCTGGCCAACGCCGAGCTCGTCGACACCCTCCTGCACGCCCCCGATGCCCCGACCATCTACCAGGCCCTGCTGAGCGCCGAAGCCCCGATTGCCGGCCTGTAA
- a CDS encoding HAD family hydrolase: protein MEPHSDTRRTAAFYDVDGTLIRTNVVHAYAYYAINSPAMGDKIGKTAGLLASLPLYWIADKFDRRVFNEAFYKNYAGFTEDRLVLIGEEIFEKVIKPNIFKGAHSLVDRSKRQGHDQILVTGALDVITKPLADFLGCKDFVANRLEIKDGKATGRLLKPMIAGANKALWVRRYAEEHGYDLDRSFAYADSGSDIPLLSVVGNPCAINPDFKMRTTARAYDWPVLNLD, encoded by the coding sequence ATGGAACCCCATAGCGACACTCGCCGCACCGCCGCGTTCTACGACGTCGACGGCACGCTCATCCGCACCAACGTCGTGCACGCCTACGCCTACTACGCGATCAACAGCCCGGCGATGGGCGATAAGATCGGCAAAACCGCCGGCCTCCTCGCCAGCCTGCCCCTCTACTGGATCGCCGATAAATTCGACCGCCGCGTGTTCAACGAGGCCTTCTACAAAAACTACGCCGGGTTCACCGAAGACCGCCTGGTCCTCATCGGCGAAGAGATTTTTGAGAAGGTCATCAAGCCCAACATTTTCAAGGGTGCACACAGCCTGGTCGATCGCAGCAAGCGCCAGGGCCACGACCAGATCCTGGTCACCGGCGCGCTCGACGTGATCACCAAACCTCTGGCCGACTTTCTGGGCTGCAAGGACTTCGTGGCCAACCGCCTGGAGATCAAAGATGGCAAGGCGACCGGCCGGCTGCTCAAGCCCATGATCGCCGGCGCCAACAAGGCCCTCTGGGTGCGCCGCTACGCCGAGGAGCACGGCTACGACCTTGACCGCTCCTTTGCCTACGCCGACAGCGGCTCCGACATCCCGCTGCTCTCGGTGGTGGGCAACCCCTGCGCCATCAACCCCGATTTCAAGATGCGCACCACCGCCCGCGCGTACGACTGGCCGGTGCTCAACCTCGACTGA
- a CDS encoding lactate racemase domain-containing protein has protein sequence MSDSSKPYNPVRYLTEDSRPLYLHYGEDFLTHKFPAGTRVVYANKPMKPIDNQGAAIRYALNHPEGDVKPLYAQLKPGMKVTIAIDDISVPLPPMKTPDIRQKVLEIVLQMLADHGVEDVEMVVALALHRRMTGSEIKRMVGPEIFNEYYPERLYNMDAEDEDNMVFLGETDHGEKVQIVRRAAESDLLIYVNVNYVPMNGGFKSIGTGLSGYQSIQYHHNPQTILKSDSYMDPKNSALYSSNERMGRMINEKLNVFHIETALNNKMYDDQLQFLADPEDDWSSADELKFKSMQWTLKKLPRAAKRNFFHKVPADYGLVGVFAGATEAVHEKTLEKCWQQHAVPVEGQSDVVVWGIPFESPYNVNSIMNPLLVRVMALGYFFNMYRGKPIVKKGGTLIITHPCYDQFDPDHHPSYIEFFNRCLPETRCSKTLGKRWEKEFAENPNYIEMFRRGNAYHGVHPFYMWYWAENGQHHVGRVIVVGAENDHVPARMGWLSAKTMDEALEMAAEHHGPDHDLTVMHHPPFVIADVR, from the coding sequence ATGTCCGACAGCTCGAAGCCTTACAATCCGGTTCGCTACCTCACCGAAGACTCGCGCCCCCTCTACCTGCACTACGGCGAAGACTTTTTGACCCATAAGTTCCCCGCCGGCACGCGCGTGGTCTATGCGAACAAGCCGATGAAGCCCATCGACAACCAGGGCGCGGCCATCCGCTACGCACTCAACCACCCCGAGGGGGACGTCAAGCCCCTCTACGCTCAACTCAAACCGGGCATGAAGGTCACCATCGCCATCGACGATATCTCGGTGCCCCTGCCCCCGATGAAGACCCCCGACATCCGCCAGAAGGTCCTCGAGATCGTCCTGCAGATGCTCGCCGACCACGGCGTGGAAGACGTCGAGATGGTCGTCGCCCTGGCCCTGCATCGCCGCATGACCGGAAGCGAAATCAAGCGCATGGTCGGCCCCGAGATCTTCAACGAGTACTACCCCGAGCGCCTCTACAACATGGACGCCGAGGACGAAGACAACATGGTCTTCCTCGGCGAAACCGACCATGGCGAGAAGGTCCAGATCGTGCGCCGCGCCGCCGAGAGCGACCTGTTGATCTACGTCAACGTCAACTACGTCCCGATGAACGGGGGCTTTAAATCGATCGGCACCGGTTTGTCGGGCTACCAGTCGATTCAGTACCACCACAACCCCCAGACGATTCTGAAGTCTGACTCCTACATGGACCCCAAGAACAGCGCGCTCTACAGCAGCAACGAGCGCATGGGGCGGATGATCAACGAGAAGCTCAACGTCTTCCACATCGAGACCGCGCTCAACAACAAGATGTACGACGACCAGCTTCAGTTTCTGGCCGATCCGGAAGACGACTGGTCCTCGGCCGATGAGCTCAAGTTTAAGTCGATGCAGTGGACGCTCAAAAAGCTGCCGCGCGCGGCCAAGCGCAACTTCTTCCACAAGGTGCCCGCCGACTACGGCCTCGTCGGCGTGTTCGCCGGCGCCACCGAAGCCGTCCACGAGAAGACCCTGGAGAAGTGCTGGCAGCAGCACGCCGTGCCCGTCGAAGGCCAATCCGACGTGGTCGTCTGGGGCATCCCCTTTGAGAGCCCCTACAACGTCAACTCCATCATGAACCCCCTTCTGGTTCGCGTGATGGCGCTGGGCTACTTCTTCAACATGTACCGGGGCAAACCCATCGTGAAGAAGGGCGGCACGCTCATCATCACCCACCCCTGCTACGACCAGTTCGACCCGGATCACCACCCCAGCTACATCGAGTTCTTCAACCGCTGCCTGCCCGAGACCCGCTGCTCCAAGACCCTGGGCAAGCGCTGGGAAAAAGAGTTCGCCGAGAACCCCAACTACATTGAGATGTTCCGGCGCGGCAACGCCTACCACGGCGTGCACCCCTTCTACATGTGGTACTGGGCCGAAAACGGGCAGCATCACGTCGGCCGCGTCATTGTGGTCGGTGCCGAAAACGACCACGTCCCGGCGCGTATGGGCTGGCTCAGCGCCAAAACCATGGACGAGGCCCTGGAGATGGCCGCCGAACACCACGGCCCCGACCACGACCTGACGGTGATGCACCACCCGCCCTTTGTGATCGCCGACGTCCGCTAA